The Montipora capricornis isolate CH-2021 chromosome 6, ASM3666992v2, whole genome shotgun sequence genome has a window encoding:
- the LOC138051575 gene encoding uncharacterized protein, translating into MLLSGGVFRLLKKSISQDELQEAHAYLKLFLAQAPVFYGLKFQTFNVHQLLHLPEAGRDLGPLWSNSCFPFEDYNGDLRDLFHGTRNVDGQIVTVVSIIQKLPEIARSMDTSAEVRAFYEHLTSKRSHAR; encoded by the exons ATGTTGCTGAGTGGTGGGGTGTTCAGGTTGCTTAAAAAGTCCATTTCACAAGATGAATTACAGGAAGCCCATGCTTATTTGAAACTTTTCCTTGCTCAAGCTCCAGTCTTTTACG GGCTAAAGTTCCAGACCTTTAATGTTCATCAACTGCTGCACCTGCCAGAAGCTGGGAGGGACTTGGGTCCATTGTGGTCAAACTCTTGCTTCCCATTTGAGGACTACAATGGTGACTTGCGTGATCTGTTCCATGGAACCAGAAATGTGGATGGCcag ATTGTTACAGTGGTATCAATAATTCAGAAGTTGCCAGAAATTGCCAGATCCATGGACACCTCTGCAGAAGTCAGGGCATTTTATGAACACCTTACAAGCAAGCGTTCTCATGCTAGGTAA